A single Paratractidigestivibacter faecalis DNA region contains:
- a CDS encoding glycosyltransferase family 2 protein, whose product MSVIIPSYNAESYIEECVNSVLSQSLKDFELIVVDDGSTDSTVNLIKTFQDNRLSLIEAPHSNAGRARNLGMYKATGDYLYFLDADDFISEDCLLKLTECAKESNADVVICKSHYLDDKTKETSPLTFSMIDVETNKVLAGDALPHKPFQSFVGWPWDKLFRRDFVDGLGIAFQEQRTSNDALFVFVALAKAARLYCTNDDLVTHRTNNVASLEHTRSKSWRCALSAMEAIGSYLKNNEVSPSVWKSYCNWVAHFSRWNMASLDSDALSPDVADAFFELIGKNTLPASDYYNPVDADFAALAHATNSEIQAAYVKLWAEEERKIAELVGHINKLESEKTTLADSLRMAEDRNSKNAATVEDLATEIKAVRNSHSYKLGNKLLAPLSFMKQRLSL is encoded by the coding sequence GTGTCTGTCATCATTCCCTCGTACAATGCCGAGAGCTACATCGAAGAGTGCGTCAACAGCGTCCTGAGTCAAAGCCTTAAAGACTTTGAGCTGATTGTTGTTGATGACGGATCAACAGACTCCACGGTCAACCTGATAAAGACTTTCCAAGACAATAGGTTGAGCCTCATTGAGGCCCCTCACTCAAATGCTGGCAGGGCCCGCAATCTCGGAATGTACAAGGCAACTGGAGACTATCTCTATTTCCTTGATGCGGATGACTTCATTAGCGAAGACTGCTTGCTTAAGCTCACGGAATGTGCTAAAGAGTCAAATGCCGATGTCGTCATTTGCAAGTCGCATTACCTAGACGACAAGACAAAGGAAACCAGCCCGCTGACCTTTTCGATGATTGACGTCGAGACTAATAAGGTCCTAGCTGGCGACGCACTCCCCCATAAGCCCTTTCAGTCATTCGTCGGCTGGCCTTGGGACAAGCTGTTTAGGAGAGATTTCGTCGATGGACTTGGCATAGCCTTCCAAGAGCAGCGCACTTCCAACGATGCGCTATTCGTATTTGTGGCGCTAGCCAAGGCCGCGAGGCTTTACTGTACGAACGATGACCTGGTCACCCACAGGACAAACAATGTTGCATCTCTTGAGCACACGCGCTCTAAGAGCTGGCGTTGTGCCCTATCTGCCATGGAAGCCATCGGTTCTTATCTCAAGAACAACGAGGTGTCTCCGTCAGTCTGGAAGTCCTATTGCAACTGGGTCGCCCATTTCTCTCGTTGGAATATGGCTTCGCTGGACTCAGATGCTTTATCTCCCGATGTGGCAGATGCATTCTTTGAGTTAATCGGGAAGAACACTCTTCCCGCATCCGACTACTACAACCCCGTTGACGCCGACTTTGCTGCACTTGCTCACGCGACTAATAGCGAGATTCAAGCAGCCTATGTAAAGCTGTGGGCAGAGGAAGAGCGAAAGATAGCCGAGCTTGTCGGGCACATCAATAAGCTCGAATCCGAGAAGACTACTTTGGCTGACAGTCTAAGGATGGCAGAGGACCGAAACAGCAAGAACGCGGCGACGGTCGAAGACCTGGCAACAGAGATCAAAGCCGTCAGAAACTCACATTCCTACAAACTTGGCAACAAGTTGCTGGCTCCTCTGTCATTCATGAAACAACGTCTGAGTCTTTAA
- a CDS encoding acyltransferase → MSTKRVVYFDLLNVAACIAVVALHCNQMVHTWQPGKNWLLAMAIETVFYWAVPIFFMLTGATLMCYRERYDTRTFIEKRVKRTVIPFFAWSLILFLVVSVPLGGAHLGIRTFLNMMLNNQIEQVYWFFFPLFSLYLALPMISLLADNKKVILYGVMVSFALVSVLPYLCQLGGVNWNGAISIPSFGGMLLYVGLGYLLASTDLDDKTTRTFYALGILGTVFRFVYTAGMSESIGAVDRLFFNYSAFPAVLQAVAVFLFFKNLNLSRLQGRVITVLPELSACSFGVYLIHKPILDHVVLGLMNVPMQSVALRTVGVLVLYTACVLTVFLLKKVPLVKAIIP, encoded by the coding sequence ATGTCTACAAAACGTGTTGTGTATTTTGACTTGTTGAACGTTGCCGCCTGTATCGCGGTCGTTGCTCTTCACTGCAATCAAATGGTGCATACATGGCAGCCTGGTAAGAACTGGCTGCTCGCTATGGCGATAGAGACTGTCTTCTACTGGGCTGTCCCCATCTTCTTTATGCTGACTGGTGCCACTCTTATGTGCTATCGGGAGAGGTACGACACCCGCACCTTTATTGAGAAACGAGTTAAGAGGACTGTCATTCCCTTTTTTGCCTGGAGTCTGATTCTGTTCCTGGTTGTATCTGTCCCTCTTGGTGGAGCCCACCTGGGCATTCGTACCTTCTTAAATATGATGCTTAACAACCAGATTGAACAGGTGTACTGGTTTTTCTTCCCGCTCTTTTCCCTTTACCTCGCGCTTCCGATGATTTCCCTCTTGGCTGACAATAAGAAAGTCATCCTCTACGGTGTTATGGTCTCGTTTGCATTGGTGAGCGTTCTGCCCTATCTCTGCCAACTGGGGGGGGTTAATTGGAATGGGGCAATCTCCATTCCCTCCTTTGGGGGCATGCTTCTATATGTCGGGCTGGGGTACCTGCTCGCTTCGACTGATTTAGACGACAAGACTACAAGAACGTTCTACGCGTTGGGCATACTGGGAACCGTCTTTAGGTTTGTCTACACGGCCGGCATGTCTGAGTCCATTGGTGCTGTAGACAGACTCTTCTTTAACTACTCTGCCTTCCCGGCGGTTCTTCAGGCCGTAGCTGTCTTTCTCTTCTTTAAGAACCTGAATCTATCGCGGCTTCAAGGACGTGTAATAACGGTCTTGCCTGAGCTGTCTGCGTGCAGCTTCGGGGTTTACCTTATTCACAAGCCCATTCTTGATCATGTCGTATTGGGACTAATGAACGTCCCCATGCAGTCCGTTGCGCTAAGAACAGTGGGGGTGTTGGTTCTCTACACCGCCTGCGTGCTGACTGTGTTTCTGCTAAAGAAGGTGCCTCTTGTTAAGGCAATTATTCCCTAA
- a CDS encoding DUF6541 family protein: MVVPGYSVGRLLSLPPLDSACVAPGLSIFLLSVMAILYSRLSIPASFFTLCLPIILMAILIFVATRPLRRLTSESDSFRVSDLLCFAIPVLVLAIYVFYTGLDGLDSYYQAWDNVSHMATIRTFINSGDWSPFANSYYASSDIAPILSSGSFYPSAWHLLCASAVSALNIPVSMSENVVNFFVIGLVYSLGFFSLIRVLGVRGKLPCAMAGVICVGVPAATWGLMTFGPLYPNLLGFSLIPAGITLFVGSFKSEDGSSAKIVWLRLPLVVIYIVGMALAHPNAVFSYGVILAPYIVVFASRYASVMGASRNVAKWAVPLISVALIVGVWFGVYNMPFVSGVVATGWSAISSPLSALRHAAFLGVANHPIQVLIPLLSFFGLAWILGRGEHRWVAISYVIVIAIYVVDAGSDGLLKHLLSGFWYTDYNRTGAMVAFMASVLACLGVKACVCMFNISRIDAMSPWAKTLAIGMSTLLFALAVFVPSIPFGHGRSLTTAFGYEVTELANQNDKDLIYYDVLSPIEEAFCRETVAGECGDSLILNNPEDGSIFGYSVYGLNMYYRNCYTPSPETETEASYLVRTKLNEYSLNPEVQSTVRSIGAKYVLQLDSGDSSAEYRITYVTNNFDEWDGINAIDENTPGFELIASVDDIRLYKILDTE, encoded by the coding sequence ATGGTCGTTCCGGGCTACTCCGTGGGTCGACTCCTTAGCCTTCCGCCATTGGATTCTGCCTGCGTTGCCCCTGGACTCTCTATATTTCTTCTGTCTGTCATGGCGATTCTTTATTCCAGGCTGTCAATCCCGGCGTCTTTTTTTACGCTATGCCTTCCGATCATATTAATGGCAATACTTATTTTTGTTGCGACTCGGCCACTAAGGCGCCTTACGAGTGAGTCTGACTCCTTTCGGGTGAGTGACTTACTCTGTTTTGCAATCCCCGTCCTGGTGCTAGCCATCTACGTGTTTTACACAGGGTTAGATGGCCTTGACTCGTATTACCAGGCCTGGGATAACGTTTCTCATATGGCGACGATTCGGACCTTTATTAATTCTGGCGACTGGTCTCCATTCGCAAATAGCTACTACGCCTCTTCTGACATTGCTCCCATCTTATCTTCTGGTTCCTTTTATCCCTCCGCTTGGCACCTGCTATGCGCATCGGCTGTCTCTGCTCTCAACATCCCGGTTTCAATGTCAGAGAATGTGGTGAACTTTTTTGTAATAGGACTGGTTTATTCGCTCGGTTTCTTCTCGCTCATTAGGGTTCTTGGGGTAAGGGGAAAGCTACCTTGCGCCATGGCTGGCGTTATATGCGTTGGAGTTCCAGCGGCCACCTGGGGACTTATGACGTTTGGTCCCTTGTATCCGAACTTGTTGGGATTTTCTTTGATACCTGCGGGGATAACTCTATTCGTAGGCTCTTTTAAATCTGAGGACGGTAGCTCAGCTAAAATAGTTTGGCTGCGACTTCCGCTTGTGGTCATTTACATTGTTGGAATGGCTCTCGCTCACCCCAATGCCGTATTCTCCTACGGAGTAATTCTTGCTCCCTACATTGTCGTGTTTGCCAGTCGCTATGCATCAGTCATGGGTGCTTCGAGAAACGTGGCAAAATGGGCCGTTCCGCTCATTTCAGTCGCCTTGATTGTCGGAGTATGGTTTGGTGTATACAACATGCCCTTCGTTAGCGGAGTCGTTGCAACGGGGTGGTCAGCAATCTCTTCACCCCTTTCTGCGCTGAGGCATGCCGCATTTCTTGGCGTTGCGAATCACCCAATTCAGGTGTTAATTCCCCTGCTCTCATTTTTCGGTCTTGCTTGGATACTTGGTCGAGGAGAACATCGCTGGGTTGCAATTAGCTATGTAATTGTCATCGCAATTTACGTGGTTGACGCGGGGTCTGACGGTCTTCTGAAGCATTTGCTTTCAGGTTTTTGGTATACGGACTACAACCGCACCGGCGCGATGGTCGCCTTTATGGCTTCGGTGCTTGCTTGCTTGGGTGTTAAAGCGTGCGTCTGTATGTTCAACATCTCGCGGATTGACGCCATGTCTCCTTGGGCGAAGACGCTAGCGATTGGAATGTCGACTTTGCTGTTTGCTCTTGCAGTATTTGTCCCCTCTATTCCATTTGGTCACGGTCGCTCTCTAACGACCGCTTTTGGATACGAGGTTACCGAACTTGCCAATCAAAATGATAAAGACTTAATCTATTATGATGTTCTGAGCCCAATTGAAGAGGCGTTTTGCCGAGAAACGGTTGCTGGCGAGTGCGGTGACAGCTTGATACTGAACAATCCAGAAGACGGAAGTATCTTCGGTTACTCGGTATATGGCTTGAACATGTACTACCGAAACTGCTACACGCCTTCTCCTGAAACAGAAACCGAAGCGAGCTACCTGGTCCGCACCAAGTTGAACGAGTATTCGTTGAATCCTGAGGTACAAAGCACTGTTCGCTCAATTGGAGCTAAGTACGTCTTGCAGTTGGACAGTGGCGACTCTTCGGCTGAATATCGGATTACCTACGTCACTAATAACTTTGATGAATGGGATGGCATCAATGCCATTGACGAGAATACTCCTGGGTTTGAGCTGATCGCCAGCGTCGACGATATCAGGTTGTATAAGATTCTTGATACCGAGTAA
- a CDS encoding glycosyltransferase, whose amino-acid sequence MTDQPKVSVVMPIYNAEPFLRQALDSVVGQTLKDIEIVCVNDGSKDSSLSILEEYAARDGRIKIIDGPNGGYGHAMNTGMASATGEYIGILEPDDYLISDMYETLYVKAKENSLDFVRSNYNRFTTDQNGVKSLEEVKIASKTEYYDAVLNPQDNLDLFNVRMENWTGIYNADFVRSNNIKFNESPGAAFQDNGFWFQSYCWATRIALIDRPFYCYRVDNAASSINQPNKVFTMLDEYKWIQSWLEGQSTLYEKFVGIFEYKKIHNCMFAYSRLAAEYQLPFLERYAKEYREAFQKKQVDETLFFPDELDTLKRIVANPKEYLDESRKKDEWEAGYQAAKSKGTLALFAFHAKNDGIGGALKRTLKHFTK is encoded by the coding sequence GTGACAGATCAGCCCAAGGTTTCCGTAGTCATGCCCATATACAACGCCGAGCCCTTCCTTAGGCAAGCACTTGACAGCGTTGTGGGGCAGACCCTCAAAGATATTGAGATTGTATGCGTTAACGATGGCTCCAAGGATTCATCTCTGTCCATCCTGGAGGAGTATGCGGCAAGGGATGGCCGCATCAAGATCATCGATGGCCCAAACGGTGGCTACGGTCACGCAATGAACACCGGCATGGCCTCCGCAACTGGCGAGTACATTGGCATTCTCGAGCCCGACGACTACCTGATTTCCGATATGTACGAGACCCTTTACGTCAAGGCCAAGGAGAACAGCCTGGATTTCGTAAGGTCAAACTACAACAGGTTTACGACCGATCAGAACGGAGTCAAGTCTCTCGAGGAGGTCAAGATTGCCTCCAAAACGGAGTACTACGACGCAGTGCTCAACCCGCAAGACAACCTCGACCTCTTTAATGTCCGTATGGAGAACTGGACTGGTATCTATAATGCCGACTTTGTCCGTTCCAACAACATTAAGTTCAACGAGAGTCCCGGAGCTGCGTTCCAGGACAACGGGTTCTGGTTCCAGTCTTATTGCTGGGCAACCAGAATTGCGCTCATTGATCGCCCCTTCTACTGCTACAGAGTTGACAACGCTGCTTCCTCGATCAACCAGCCCAACAAGGTCTTCACCATGCTGGATGAGTACAAGTGGATTCAGTCTTGGCTTGAGGGCCAGTCGACTCTCTACGAGAAGTTCGTCGGCATCTTTGAGTACAAGAAGATTCACAACTGCATGTTTGCCTACAGCAGGCTCGCGGCTGAGTACCAGCTGCCCTTCCTCGAGAGGTACGCCAAGGAGTATCGCGAGGCTTTCCAAAAGAAGCAGGTCGACGAGACCCTCTTCTTCCCTGATGAGCTAGACACCCTGAAGCGCATCGTCGCTAACCCCAAGGAGTATCTGGACGAGTCCAGAAAGAAGGATGAATGGGAAGCCGGTTACCAAGCCGCTAAGTCTAAGGGTACGTTGGCTCTCTTCGCCTTCCACGCAAAGAACGATGGCATTGGCGGGGCACTGAAGCGGACTCTGAAGCACTTCACTAAATAG
- a CDS encoding glycosyltransferase family 2 protein: MPEISIIIPVYNASGFICETLDSLINQSFSNFELICVDDGSSDETPQILEAYAKKDPRVIILRQDNMGPGAARNIGLDNARGTYVCMLDADDLYDGHMLEVMHTRSLETNADVVICRCEMFDDRTGESLDAEWTVKDNQLPAENTFTPTDIQDFIFTAFMGWPWDKLYKRAFVEENALRYPSLQNSEDLYFVFLANAKANLISIVDQRLVKHRMNRSDSVSTSRSKAPLDFYRSSCLLKKALKEDPMLYSKFSWSFFNWAFEYMIWNINTMTDATARKLQLKALGNGDFAELELNHHAGAFFALNPVLYDEYLDLLCEANDLPKNKVERQSFLNRLGWFLLRVDELGFGKAIKVFLGNKLGSDSADQNESSKPKIVRSSDYLISDRQALLRHLDQMNGESK, encoded by the coding sequence ATGCCGGAAATCAGCATAATCATCCCCGTCTACAATGCCTCGGGCTTCATTTGCGAGACCTTGGATAGTCTGATTAACCAGTCTTTCTCGAACTTCGAGCTTATCTGTGTCGATGACGGATCATCCGATGAGACCCCGCAAATCCTCGAAGCCTATGCCAAGAAGGACCCTAGGGTGATTATCCTTCGACAGGACAACATGGGCCCCGGCGCAGCCCGTAACATAGGTCTCGATAACGCAAGGGGCACCTACGTATGCATGCTTGATGCAGACGACCTATACGACGGACACATGCTTGAGGTCATGCACACCCGCTCTCTGGAAACCAATGCCGACGTCGTTATTTGCAGATGCGAGATGTTCGACGACCGGACCGGAGAAAGCCTTGATGCCGAGTGGACAGTTAAGGACAACCAGCTGCCCGCAGAGAACACATTCACGCCCACGGACATCCAGGACTTCATTTTCACGGCATTCATGGGATGGCCCTGGGACAAGCTGTACAAGCGCGCATTCGTCGAAGAGAACGCCCTACGTTATCCCTCGCTCCAAAACAGCGAGGACCTTTACTTCGTCTTCCTCGCAAACGCCAAGGCAAACCTGATCAGCATCGTTGACCAGCGTCTCGTAAAACATCGAATGAACCGGAGCGATTCCGTCTCCACATCCAGGTCAAAGGCCCCCCTGGACTTCTACAGGAGCAGCTGCCTCCTGAAGAAGGCTCTCAAAGAAGATCCGATGCTTTACTCCAAGTTCTCTTGGTCCTTTTTCAACTGGGCCTTCGAGTACATGATTTGGAACATCAACACCATGACGGACGCCACGGCGCGCAAGTTGCAACTCAAAGCTCTGGGCAACGGTGACTTCGCTGAGCTAGAGCTAAACCACCATGCCGGAGCGTTCTTTGCGCTCAATCCCGTCCTATACGACGAGTATCTGGACCTCCTATGCGAGGCAAACGACCTGCCCAAGAACAAGGTGGAGCGGCAGTCGTTCTTAAACCGACTCGGCTGGTTCCTGCTCAGGGTGGATGAGCTCGGTTTTGGCAAGGCCATTAAGGTTTTCCTTGGCAATAAACTAGGTAGCGACAGCGCAGACCAAAATGAGAGTTCCAAACCAAAAATCGTACGTTCAAGCGACTATTTGATTTCAGACCGGCAAGCCCTCTTGCGTCACCTTGATCAGATGAATGGAGAGTCCAAGTGA
- a CDS encoding nucleotide sugar dehydrogenase translates to MVSSSSKHPVFAVAGTGYVGLSLACLLSAIGEVRALDIVPEKVDAINRGVSPIGDEKIMAVLSLKPDSLTATLSAEEAYKDCDYVIIATPTNYDPEKNTFDTSSIEAVLQNLVDLGSSACVVVKSTVPVGYTSRISEQYAELDIIFSPEFLREGHALEDNLRPSRVIVGVPSATTGKQARLHVRAKDFADALIEGADEKVRDSIPVLIMGSTEAEAIKLFSNSYLALRVSFFNELDTYAQANGLNTSEIIRGVSLDSRIGDFYNNPSFGYGGYCLPKDSKQLLANYGNVPQNLIKAIVDSNETRKDFIAQTVEDARPRRVGIYRLVMKSGSDNFRESSIQGIINRLARRDVEMLIYEPRCKDSEYLGVRVTQDIGTLKESCDLILANRMSPELLDVKQKVYTRDLWQRD, encoded by the coding sequence ATGGTCTCTTCTTCGTCAAAGCACCCCGTCTTCGCCGTGGCGGGAACGGGCTACGTGGGCCTTTCCCTCGCCTGCCTCCTCAGCGCCATTGGCGAAGTCAGAGCTCTGGACATCGTTCCAGAGAAGGTAGACGCAATCAACCGCGGCGTTTCCCCAATTGGTGACGAGAAGATCATGGCGGTCCTCTCTCTCAAGCCCGACTCGCTGACCGCAACGCTTAGCGCAGAAGAGGCCTATAAGGACTGCGACTACGTCATCATCGCCACGCCCACAAACTATGACCCCGAGAAGAACACCTTTGACACTTCTTCCATCGAAGCCGTCCTCCAAAACCTTGTGGACCTTGGGTCCTCGGCATGCGTTGTTGTCAAGTCGACCGTTCCCGTTGGTTATACCAGCAGAATCTCTGAGCAATATGCGGAACTTGACATCATTTTCTCACCCGAGTTCCTCCGCGAGGGCCACGCTCTTGAGGACAACCTGAGGCCTTCCAGGGTCATTGTCGGAGTTCCATCGGCAACGACTGGGAAGCAGGCTCGTCTCCACGTCAGGGCCAAAGACTTTGCCGATGCGCTCATCGAAGGAGCCGATGAAAAGGTCCGCGATTCCATTCCCGTATTGATAATGGGATCAACGGAGGCCGAGGCAATCAAGCTGTTCTCCAACTCCTACCTCGCGCTGAGGGTCTCCTTCTTCAATGAGCTCGACACGTATGCGCAGGCAAACGGCCTGAATACCAGCGAAATCATTCGCGGCGTGTCATTGGACAGTCGCATTGGAGACTTCTACAACAACCCGAGCTTTGGTTACGGAGGCTACTGTCTCCCGAAGGATTCAAAACAGCTGCTTGCCAACTATGGCAACGTTCCCCAGAACCTCATAAAGGCCATTGTTGACTCCAACGAGACGAGAAAGGATTTCATCGCGCAAACGGTGGAAGACGCACGGCCGAGGAGGGTTGGCATATATCGCCTGGTCATGAAGAGTGGAAGCGACAACTTCCGAGAAAGCTCCATTCAGGGAATTATCAACCGGCTAGCAAGGCGAGACGTTGAGATGCTTATCTATGAGCCCCGATGCAAAGACTCCGAGTATCTGGGGGTCAGGGTGACGCAGGACATAGGCACGCTCAAAGAGTCCTGCGACCTCATCCTTGCCAATCGCATGTCCCCCGAACTTTTGGACGTTAAGCAGAAGGTCTATACGAGGGATTTGTGGCAACGAGACTAG
- a CDS encoding glycosyltransferase, producing the protein MSSDPTTLVSVIVPICNVQKYLAECLESILAQTHRELEVICINDGSKDASLAIIQNYAARDSRIVVVDKPNEGYGATCNRGLEMAHGQWVSIVEPDDWIAPTMYEDMLAFTGRFSQSVDIVKTPWIDICEWDCPSTQYARKSDMCGRVKTSATPFSIAQNPVLMELHPSIWSAIYRTDFLRQNRIKFIPFPGAGWADNPFLVETLCQAKAIVYLDKPYYNYRCDLPGSTLHHATDEAVARPFDRWIDMMHVLERLGVTDERIIAAHYVRAFNYTFGAIHDDGWDNPVVKAKTREVFGMMDSELVKAMRNVAPHRKRFFFEERGLEVPRFPIGPWVRHLSGETVHTLKNDGLGRVVKRAGRVLRPTERKDI; encoded by the coding sequence ATGTCCAGCGATCCCACCACCCTCGTATCCGTCATAGTCCCCATCTGCAACGTGCAGAAGTACCTTGCGGAGTGCCTGGAGAGCATCCTGGCGCAGACGCACCGGGAGCTTGAGGTCATCTGCATCAATGATGGCAGCAAGGACGCCTCGCTGGCCATCATCCAGAACTATGCCGCCAGGGATTCGCGCATCGTTGTGGTGGACAAGCCCAACGAGGGATATGGCGCCACGTGCAACCGCGGACTTGAGATGGCTCATGGCCAGTGGGTCTCCATCGTCGAGCCGGACGACTGGATCGCCCCCACCATGTACGAGGACATGCTGGCCTTTACCGGGCGCTTCTCGCAGTCGGTGGACATCGTCAAGACGCCCTGGATAGACATCTGCGAGTGGGACTGCCCCTCCACCCAGTACGCCCGCAAGAGCGACATGTGCGGACGCGTGAAGACCTCCGCCACGCCCTTCTCCATTGCGCAGAACCCTGTGCTCATGGAGCTTCACCCGTCCATCTGGTCTGCCATCTACCGCACGGACTTCCTGCGGCAGAACCGGATCAAGTTCATCCCGTTCCCCGGTGCCGGCTGGGCGGACAACCCCTTCCTGGTGGAGACGCTCTGCCAGGCAAAGGCCATCGTCTACCTGGACAAGCCCTACTACAACTACCGCTGCGACCTTCCGGGCTCCACGCTCCACCACGCCACGGACGAGGCGGTGGCCCGTCCCTTTGATCGCTGGATTGACATGATGCACGTCCTGGAGCGCCTGGGCGTCACGGACGAGCGCATCATTGCCGCCCACTACGTGCGCGCCTTCAACTACACCTTTGGCGCCATCCACGACGACGGGTGGGACAACCCGGTGGTCAAGGCCAAGACGCGCGAGGTCTTTGGCATGATGGACTCCGAGCTGGTCAAGGCCATGCGCAACGTGGCTCCGCACCGCAAGCGCTTCTTCTTTGAGGAGCGCGGCCTTGAGGTGCCGAGGTTCCCGATAGGCCCCTGGGTTAGGCACCTCTCTGGCGAGACGGTGCATACCCTCAAGAACGATGGCCTTGGCCGCGTGGTCAAGCGTGCCGGCCGCGTGCTGAGGCCCACCGAGCGCAAGGACATCTAG